One Cenarchaeum symbiont of Oopsacas minuta DNA segment encodes these proteins:
- a CDS encoding Transposase yields the protein MQWIYKLTQRYEKEGLDGLRDRPKSGTPPKVERRILEQIRNTVASVGCFIRPKFLRKQIFEMTGVKYSLQHVRKIMRSWNLSAKVPVKVHAKAASSKDVRRWHRSILSKIRRAIHKRYVILVQDEAIFTENGIHYAKYWTNVGERLIVPYNGKHQKFIVFGVVGSDGRSLFRSYEKFTSKTFVKFLKTVRAAYGRVMIIADQATQHTSRKVRNYLVECNGDIKLDYFPTASPYLSAIERCWEMCKLETIHSEYYESVLDMRSAVMNYLRVKMDIFTFFKRRVIV from the coding sequence GTGCAATGGATATACAAACTGACACAAAGATATGAAAAAGAAGGACTTGACGGCCTCAGGGATAGGCCAAAATCTGGAACGCCACCAAAAGTAGAGCGTAGAATACTAGAACAAATTCGAAATACAGTGGCTAGTGTTGGCTGTTTTATCAGACCAAAATTTCTACGTAAACAAATCTTTGAAATGACTGGCGTAAAATATTCCTTGCAGCACGTACGCAAAATAATGCGCAGTTGGAATCTCTCTGCAAAAGTTCCAGTAAAAGTGCATGCAAAAGCAGCATCATCCAAAGATGTTCGTAGATGGCATAGATCTATTTTAAGCAAGATTAGGCGTGCAATCCATAAAAGATACGTGATACTTGTGCAAGATGAGGCCATATTTACAGAGAATGGAATACATTATGCAAAATACTGGACAAATGTTGGAGAACGGTTGATTGTTCCATATAATGGAAAACATCAAAAATTTATTGTGTTTGGTGTTGTAGGTTCCGACGGAAGATCATTGTTTAGATCATATGAAAAGTTTACTAGTAAGACATTTGTTAAATTCCTCAAAACAGTACGAGCTGCATACGGACGTGTGATGATCATAGCGGATCAGGCAACCCAGCATACATCACGAAAGGTTCGAAATTATCTAGTAGAATGTAACGGCGATATAAAACTGGATTACTTTCCTACAGCTTCTCCGTATCTGAGTGCTATTGAGAGATGTTGGGAAATGTGCAAATTGGAAACTATTCATTCTGAATACTATGAATCAGTCTTGGATATGAGGTCAGCTGTGATGAATTATCTTAGAGTCAAGATGGATATATTCACGTTTTTCAAAAGACGGGTTATTGTTTAA
- a CDS encoding asparagine synthase — MIQESIRRVCVSKDDHIAVAFSGGVDSSLMATICKDAGYKTALLTVGFDNSHDVKFALKAAKEIGMECKIHIIDDESFTRVARMVIHAIPTGNISWIENCIAFYYVAMLAKNNDICTVLTANGIDELFCGYDSYRRMEDQSENAVLEAMDVKIKNELDMMHAISKFIENTSVKIIQPLLLKEFISYARNLPLDSKIRGSDDMLRKHAIRELAIKIGVPEMLATKRKKALQYGTSIHKNLLKSKSFSRLRAS; from the coding sequence ATGATACAAGAAAGCATCAGACGCGTTTGCGTCTCCAAAGATGACCACATAGCAGTGGCATTCTCTGGAGGGGTGGACAGCTCTCTCATGGCCACGATATGCAAAGATGCAGGATATAAAACCGCTCTACTGACTGTTGGATTTGATAACTCTCATGATGTAAAATTTGCACTCAAAGCTGCAAAAGAGATTGGTATGGAATGTAAAATTCACATTATTGATGATGAATCGTTTACGCGTGTAGCACGTATGGTCATACATGCAATACCAACTGGAAACATATCTTGGATTGAAAATTGTATTGCGTTTTACTATGTGGCAATGTTGGCAAAAAATAATGATATTTGTACAGTTTTAACGGCAAATGGAATAGATGAGCTTTTTTGTGGATATGATTCGTACCGACGTATGGAAGACCAAAGTGAAAATGCAGTGTTGGAAGCAATGGATGTAAAGATAAAAAACGAGTTAGACATGATGCATGCAATTTCAAAATTCATAGAAAATACTAGTGTAAAAATAATACAGCCATTACTTTTAAAAGAATTTATTTCATATGCAAGAAATCTCCCACTCGATTCCAAAATACGAGGGTCTGATGATATGTTACGTAAACATGCAATAAGAGAGCTTGCAATAAAGATTGGTGTTCCAGAGATGTTGGCAACAAAACGTAAAAAAGCACTCCAATATGGAACATCTATACATAAAAATCTGTTAAAGTCTAAATCTTTTTCCCGATTGCGCGCATCGTAG
- a CDS encoding glucose sorbosone dehydrogenase: MNFKLRVFGIIIALATSIFILLLSEDTVPPLPNPESLVDYDITILGSNLVEPRSVDIAKDGTIFIAEKSGKIRIIVDDILLKKPLVTFSTVNMYDAGLLSIVLHPNSTSNKIMYAFYTYEQDGNLWNRISKITIQDNTLTNVETILDRIPGSYFTPGGVLKFGPDKMLYLGTGSISDNAILAQDKNSLIGKILRISPTGDIPIDNPNADSYVYALGMRDPRGFGWDLNGTMYATDTGPGKNDEINVIYASGNYGWPHQQCTGHVEYNDALICYDPSLGIAGIAVLQESKHVKILATSLQTANLYLIDLSNPEKNPQALLGSLGRIRDVIHDQNGTLYVLTSNTDSKGFSDNNDDKLVRIKLKT; the protein is encoded by the coding sequence ATGAATTTTAAATTAAGAGTATTTGGAATAATTATAGCTCTTGCCACATCTATATTCATACTTTTACTCTCAGAAGATACTGTACCGCCATTGCCAAACCCAGAATCATTGGTAGATTATGATATTACAATACTTGGTTCAAATCTAGTAGAACCACGTTCTGTAGATATTGCAAAAGATGGCACTATATTCATAGCAGAAAAATCAGGTAAGATACGTATAATTGTTGATGATATATTATTAAAAAAACCACTTGTTACATTTTCAACTGTAAACATGTACGATGCAGGTCTATTGAGTATAGTATTACATCCTAATTCTACATCTAATAAGATTATGTATGCATTTTACACATATGAACAGGATGGAAATCTTTGGAATCGCATATCTAAAATAACTATACAAGATAATACACTGACGAATGTTGAGACAATACTTGACCGCATACCAGGATCATATTTTACTCCGGGTGGAGTTTTAAAATTTGGACCAGATAAAATGTTGTATCTTGGCACTGGTTCAATCTCAGATAATGCCATACTTGCACAAGATAAAAATTCACTTATAGGTAAAATACTTAGAATCTCGCCCACAGGTGATATTCCAATTGATAACCCAAATGCGGACTCTTACGTATATGCACTGGGTATGCGTGATCCAAGAGGTTTTGGTTGGGATTTAAACGGTACAATGTATGCAACAGATACAGGACCTGGTAAAAATGACGAGATAAATGTCATATATGCTAGTGGAAATTATGGATGGCCACATCAACAATGCACCGGTCATGTAGAATATAATGATGCTTTAATCTGCTATGATCCATCCTTGGGAATTGCAGGTATTGCAGTATTACAAGAGTCAAAACATGTAAAAATATTGGCAACATCGCTGCAAACTGCAAATCTCTATTTGATTGATCTCTCAAATCCCGAGAAAAACCCACAAGCATTATTAGGAAGCTTGGGGAGAATACGAGATGTAATTCATGATCAGAACGGAACCTTGTACGTTTTGACATCGAATACAGACAGTAAGGGATTTTCAGACAACAATGATGACAAATTGGTTAGAATAAAGCTCAAAACTTAG
- a CDS encoding ribosomal protein L15 yields the protein MKDENSQWAKLWKENTPNIRDRVIKWRKQTAITRIDHPNRIARAHRLGYKAKQGIIVVRARVGTGGMRKQRPRGGRRPKHLGVTRIKADVTMKQVAENRVLEKYPNMKLFGSYFVYKDGIHYWFEVILADPIHPRISKDKELRSRVTSHVA from the coding sequence ATGAAAGATGAAAATTCCCAATGGGCAAAACTTTGGAAGGAAAATACTCCAAATATACGCGACCGTGTAATAAAATGGAGAAAGCAGACAGCAATAACAAGAATAGATCATCCTAATCGCATAGCTCGTGCCCACAGGTTAGGATACAAAGCAAAACAAGGTATTATTGTTGTACGTGCTAGAGTTGGAACTGGAGGTATGCGTAAACAACGTCCACGTGGAGGTCGCAGACCAAAACATCTTGGAGTGACAAGAATAAAAGCAGACGTTACCATGAAACAAGTTGCAGAAAATCGTGTTTTGGAAAAATATCCAAATATGAAATTATTCGGCTCATATTTTGTTTACAAGGATGGCATTCATTATTGGTTTGAAGTTATACTTGCCGATCCTATACACCCAAGAATATCTAAAGATAAAGAATTACGTTCACGTGTTACCTCACACGTAGCATAA
- a CDS encoding Transposase, with amino-acid sequence MTTNALNVRVENRHADIRKFFQSISKNVKIVMESSSVWHGLFRYMIDRLDLDVVFSNPYQTKAIVAFTKKIDKVDAQILYR; translated from the coding sequence TTGACAACAAATGCATTAAACGTGCGAGTTGAAAACCGACATGCAGACATTAGAAAATTTTTCCAAAGTATATCAAAGAATGTAAAAATCGTGATGGAATCATCGTCTGTCTGGCATGGATTATTTCGATACATGATCGATAGGCTAGATCTTGATGTTGTTTTCTCAAATCCATACCAGACAAAAGCTATTGTAGCATTCACTAAAAAAATAGACAAGGTTGATGCACAAATCCTATACCGATGA
- a CDS encoding thiol-disulfide isomerase, with the protein MHAVIGQTAPNLHVSEWVQGMPTNFDQEKDHIVVVEVFQVNCPGCFLYGIPEAISVYEQYSKEGVRVIGVATAFEDFNKNTLENLKLLVKTGEVIGDTKQGLRQYGKLCNDKLSYKIPFPLAMDKMTKHDGSINNNDTLEFIHGQIPDFDSQPKNYKEQIMERVREHLKAKEYSAHTFENYKLRGTPSTILVDRNGILRDVTFGQVGHLESVVKSILAE; encoded by the coding sequence ATGCATGCTGTAATAGGGCAAACTGCGCCAAATTTACATGTCTCAGAATGGGTTCAGGGTATGCCAACAAACTTTGACCAAGAAAAAGATCATATAGTTGTTGTTGAAGTATTCCAAGTAAATTGTCCTGGCTGTTTTTTGTATGGCATACCTGAGGCAATATCAGTATATGAGCAATACTCTAAAGAAGGTGTACGTGTTATAGGTGTGGCTACAGCATTTGAAGATTTTAACAAAAACACACTTGAAAATCTAAAGTTACTCGTAAAGACAGGTGAGGTCATAGGAGATACAAAACAAGGTCTAAGACAATACGGAAAACTTTGTAATGATAAATTATCTTACAAGATACCATTTCCTTTGGCTATGGACAAGATGACAAAACATGATGGTTCAATAAATAATAATGATACACTTGAATTCATACATGGACAAATACCTGATTTTGATTCACAGCCTAAAAACTACAAAGAACAGATCATGGAACGTGTAAGAGAACATCTAAAAGCAAAAGAATATTCTGCACATACATTTGAAAACTACAAGCTACGTGGAACTCCATCAACTATACTTGTTGACCGAAACGGAATTTTACGTGATGTCACATTTGGACAAGTAGGGCATTTGGAATCTGTAGTTAAATCAATCCTTGCTGAATAG
- a CDS encoding dehydrogenase: protein MERDYDVIVAGGGLAGTIAAQSVFSHSNGNQSILIIDRSPEHMPGSKSVAGWVCGDAVSKEAVDYMSNHIGVKWDQSEIEHKVKGVMAFSPNRETSIPFDGEGYMLNRKLLPECQNNRCKKMGIEFAFRINLGGLLYENGMVVGVRGTDRDGSAYKKTARIVIDATGITSMLRNQIENTTMIEKKIDRHDIESTGRHIMNFETGLEDTTEFDPDYCIIHLDQDIAPGGYGWVFPKGKNKVNIGLGVEKSLLEKRNKRLRKNNNVSQLIDEYVKRNKAIKNPIISTDEVDIHNATGNFQVSVRRQNDCLVAGGYMLVGDSAWMPKPLDAGGIGPALIAGTIVGKCAALAIESGNYGESELWQYNKEFINEYGYKTAGLELFRRLIQTLSNDQISYGMKHFLGNLDVESISKGEHPNFDSLGKIGIIIRGVLNKNLAKGLQFTTSENKWLTEHYGRYPESPEGFKKWNMELHTRFTEAKTKLLKFQN from the coding sequence ATGGAACGAGATTATGATGTTATAGTAGCAGGAGGTGGGCTTGCTGGAACTATTGCCGCACAGTCAGTTTTTAGTCATTCTAACGGAAATCAAAGTATTTTGATCATAGATAGAAGTCCAGAACATATGCCAGGAAGTAAAAGTGTTGCAGGATGGGTTTGTGGAGATGCAGTAAGTAAAGAGGCGGTAGATTACATGTCAAACCATATAGGTGTAAAATGGGACCAGTCGGAGATAGAACATAAAGTAAAAGGCGTAATGGCATTCTCTCCAAATAGAGAGACAAGTATACCATTTGATGGGGAAGGATATATGTTGAATAGAAAGCTGCTCCCAGAGTGTCAAAACAACCGATGTAAAAAAATGGGCATAGAGTTTGCATTTCGGATAAATCTCGGAGGTTTGTTGTATGAAAATGGAATGGTGGTAGGAGTGCGCGGAACGGATCGTGATGGCTCTGCATACAAAAAGACTGCACGTATAGTAATTGATGCAACTGGCATTACATCCATGCTTCGTAATCAAATTGAAAACACAACAATGATTGAGAAAAAAATAGACAGGCATGATATAGAATCTACTGGAAGACACATTATGAACTTTGAGACTGGTTTAGAAGATACGACAGAATTTGACCCAGATTATTGTATTATACATTTAGATCAAGATATTGCACCTGGTGGATATGGTTGGGTATTTCCAAAGGGCAAAAATAAAGTAAACATAGGTTTAGGTGTTGAAAAATCTCTTTTGGAGAAACGTAATAAAAGATTGAGAAAAAACAACAACGTATCACAGCTAATTGATGAATATGTGAAAAGAAACAAGGCGATAAAAAATCCCATCATATCCACGGATGAAGTTGATATACATAATGCAACTGGAAATTTTCAGGTTTCAGTCCGTAGACAAAATGACTGTCTAGTTGCAGGAGGGTACATGTTGGTTGGTGACTCTGCATGGATGCCAAAGCCACTTGATGCTGGTGGAATAGGTCCGGCATTAATTGCAGGAACAATTGTAGGAAAATGTGCAGCTCTTGCAATTGAATCTGGCAATTATGGAGAGTCTGAACTGTGGCAGTATAACAAGGAATTTATAAATGAATACGGATACAAGACTGCTGGCTTGGAATTATTTAGAAGGCTGATTCAGACTCTGAGCAACGATCAGATCAGTTATGGCATGAAACACTTTCTAGGCAATCTTGACGTTGAATCAATATCAAAAGGCGAACATCCAAACTTTGATTCCCTAGGTAAAATTGGAATTATTATACGAGGAGTTTTAAATAAAAATCTAGCAAAAGGTTTACAGTTTACTACTAGTGAGAACAAGTGGTTGACAGAACACTATGGCAGATACCCAGAGTCTCCAGAAGGTTTTAAAAAATGGAATATGGAACTACATACACGCTTTACAGAGGCAAAAACAAAGCTGTTAAAGTTTCAAAACTAA
- a CDS encoding glucose sorbosone dehydrogenase has product MNFKLRVFGIIIALATSIFILLLSEDTVPPLPNPESLVDYDITILGSNLVEPRSVDIAKDGTIFIAEKSGKIRIIVDDILLKKPLVTFSTVNMYDAGLLSIVLHPNSTSNKIMYAFYTYEQDGNLWNRISKITIQDNTLTNVETILDRIPGSYFTPGGVLKFGPDKMLYLGTGSISDNAILAQDKNSLIGKILRISPTGDIPIDNPNADSYVYALGMXYPMDYLSYV; this is encoded by the coding sequence ATGAATTTTAAATTAAGAGTATTTGGAATAATTATAGCTCTTGCCACATCTATATTCATACTTTTACTCTCAGAAGATACTGTACCGCCATTGCCAAACCCAGAATCATTGGTAGATTATGATATTACAATACTTGGTTCAAATCTAGTAGAACCACGTTCTGTAGATATTGCAAAAGATGGCACTATATTCATAGCAGAAAAATCAGGTAAGATACGTATAATTGTTGATGATATATTATTAAAAAAACCACTTGTTACATTTTCAACTGTAAACATGTACGATGCAGGTCTATTGAGTATAGTATTACATCCTAATTCTACATCTAATAAGATTATGTATGCATTTTACACATATGAACAGGATGGAAATCTTTGGAATCGCATATCTAAAATAACTATACAAGATAATACACTGACGAATGTTGAGACAATACTTGACCGCATACCAGGATCATATTTTACTCCGGGTGGAGTTTTAAAATTTGGACCAGATAAAATGTTGTATCTTGGCACTGGTTCAATCTCAGATAATGCCATACTTGCACAAGATAAAAATTCACTTATAGGTAAAATACTTAGAATCTCGCCCACAGGTGATATTCCAATTGATAACCCAAATGCGGACTCTTACGTATATGCACTGGGTATGNTTTATCCCATGGACTATCTGTCTTATGTGTAA
- a CDS encoding putative membrane protein — translation MTNGDCTTVLIVFASFSIRSKTFEIMVDFTTTKLHTVFTSLGISSYGILVALYWTTKAITFLLHDPDFGGSFSALQVRLHLVHTHMLISCLISSTTVGYNVICFYMQIFHGVATTVFGFLWYGLQY, via the coding sequence TTGACAAACGGTGATTGTACAACCGTACTTATTGTTTTTGCATCTTTTTCCATTAGATCGAAGACATTTGAAATTATGGTGGATTTTACAACAACCAAACTACATACTGTTTTCACCAGTTTGGGTATTTCATCATATGGAATTCTTGTTGCCCTGTATTGGACAACCAAAGCAATTACATTCTTGCTACATGATCCTGATTTTGGTGGATCATTTTCTGCTTTGCAGGTACGTTTACATCTGGTACATACACATATGCTGATTTCATGTCTAATCTCTTCTACAACTGTCGGTTATAACGTCATATGTTTTTATATGCAAATATTTCATGGTGTTGCCACAACTGTATTTGGTTTTTTATGGTATGGTTTACAGTACTAG
- a CDS encoding Transposase — MCVCTNCKRVCEAENDLPKSGSYGKNVIALVTEYKTTRIPYDQIPQLVKTACGLVVAKSTMIANVSDQMEKDAKTKTNTVVQSPFVNIDETSYTRDGQLVWAWCITYKKNIAIIINKSRSAYVMDKFDGVAVTDGYSVYKSEEWINDA, encoded by the coding sequence ATGTGCGTATGTACAAACTGCAAACGCGTATGTGAAGCAGAAAATGATCTACCAAAATCAGGATCATATGGCAAGAATGTAATTGCCCTTGTTACCGAATACAAGACAACAAGAATTCCATATGATCAAATACCTCAACTGGTCAAAACAGCATGCGGTTTGGTTGTTGCAAAATCTACCATGATTGCAAACGTCTCAGATCAAATGGAAAAAGATGCAAAAACAAAAACAAATACAGTTGTCCAATCACCGTTTGTCAATATTGATGAGACATCATACACACGAGATGGACAATTAGTTTGGGCATGGTGCATCACATACAAGAAAAATATTGCAATAATCATAAACAAGAGTCGCAGTGCATATGTTATGGACAAATTTGATGGTGTTGCAGTAACTGATGGATATTCCGTGTACAAGAGCGAGGAATGGATCAACGATGCCTAG
- a CDS encoding adenylosuccinate lyase, whose translation MAILPIDGKRYGTPEMLAIFAEQKKIDYQLQIEGAVAISQAHLNIIPKVAGRAILSASRSGKITIARVKKIESKTDHDTAALVQALSEHCSKLARPWIHYGLTSNDLVDTSNSLQMRDALNIIEPKMKALARSLASMAVKYAKLPAVGRTHGQHASIIAFGLKFANWAEETVINLERINQMRSRTLICKTLGVVGTGSLMGDNSIAVQKLTAKRLGLKPAHVATQVVPRERYAEFVFSLALAGTTLDKMAVEIRNLQRTEIGEVAEYFAKGQMGSSAVPVKRNPIKSERVSSLARVLRSQVGISLENISLWHERDLTNSANERFLIPTVIILYDEMLHTMLRILKGLKVNTKRIRENLYITKGQIFAEFVLEALIKKGIPRIDAYRDVQRVAFKAVESRTNYLDALKADKAISSNLTSRELDVIFDPEKRLGASNRIVRNVVASTMRAIGKKI comes from the coding sequence ATGGCAATTCTTCCAATAGACGGTAAAAGATATGGAACGCCAGAGATGTTGGCTATATTTGCAGAGCAAAAAAAAATAGACTATCAACTACAGATAGAAGGCGCAGTGGCAATTTCTCAAGCACACTTGAATATAATTCCAAAAGTGGCAGGTCGTGCCATTTTATCTGCATCTAGATCTGGAAAAATAACTATAGCACGTGTAAAAAAAATTGAATCTAAAACAGATCATGATACTGCCGCACTAGTACAGGCACTCTCTGAACATTGCTCCAAACTAGCGCGCCCATGGATACATTATGGACTTACCAGTAACGATCTTGTAGATACAAGTAACTCACTTCAGATGCGTGATGCTTTGAATATTATAGAACCAAAGATGAAGGCACTTGCACGGAGTTTGGCCTCTATGGCAGTAAAATATGCAAAATTACCTGCAGTAGGCAGAACACACGGTCAACATGCAAGTATAATTGCATTTGGCCTAAAATTTGCAAATTGGGCCGAAGAGACTGTAATAAACTTGGAGCGTATCAATCAAATGCGTTCACGTACTCTTATATGCAAGACATTGGGTGTTGTTGGAACTGGTTCTTTAATGGGAGATAATTCGATAGCAGTTCAAAAGTTGACTGCAAAAAGACTTGGATTAAAACCTGCACACGTGGCAACGCAGGTGGTACCGCGTGAAAGATATGCCGAATTTGTTTTTTCACTTGCGCTTGCAGGAACGACACTAGATAAAATGGCAGTTGAAATTCGCAACCTACAACGAACAGAGATAGGTGAAGTTGCAGAGTACTTTGCAAAGGGACAGATGGGAAGCAGTGCTGTTCCAGTAAAACGCAATCCAATAAAGAGTGAACGTGTATCATCACTTGCCCGTGTATTGCGCTCCCAAGTTGGCATCTCGCTTGAAAATATATCCTTATGGCATGAACGTGACTTGACAAATTCTGCAAATGAGAGATTTCTGATTCCTACCGTGATCATCTTGTACGATGAGATGCTTCATACGATGCTCCGAATTTTGAAGGGTTTAAAGGTAAACACAAAACGTATACGGGAAAATCTATACATTACAAAGGGACAGATATTTGCTGAATTTGTGCTAGAAGCACTGATAAAAAAAGGCATACCACGCATAGATGCGTACCGCGACGTACAAAGAGTGGCCTTTAAAGCTGTAGAGTCTAGAACAAATTATCTTGATGCACTAAAGGCTGACAAGGCCATATCGTCAAATCTTACATCTAGAGAACTAGACGTTATATTTGATCCTGAAAAACGTCTAGGAGCATCAAATCGCATAGTCCGTAATGTGGTAGCATCTACGATGCGCGCAATCGGGAAAAAGATTTAG
- a CDS encoding ribosomal protein S11 has protein sequence MSDPTENTVQVLDSKPETPDAKPVDAKSILDEKSAESILESTESEESDPTKTKEKWGIAHIFSSYNNTIIHMTDLTGAETVSISSGGMHVTADRYESSPFAAMKAANSVIESSRTKGFTAFHIRVRAVGGVGSRVPGPGAQAAIRALARGGFKIGRIDDVTPIPHDTTRKKGGKRGRRV, from the coding sequence ATGTCAGATCCAACTGAAAATACTGTACAGGTACTAGATTCAAAACCAGAGACGCCTGACGCCAAACCTGTGGATGCCAAATCAATTCTAGATGAAAAATCTGCAGAATCTATCTTGGAGAGTACAGAATCTGAAGAAAGTGATCCTACAAAAACAAAAGAAAAATGGGGAATTGCACACATCTTTAGCAGTTATAACAATACTATAATCCACATGACCGATCTTACTGGAGCTGAGACTGTATCGATAAGCTCTGGTGGAATGCACGTGACTGCCGATAGATACGAGTCATCTCCTTTTGCTGCAATGAAAGCTGCAAACTCTGTCATAGAATCTTCGCGTACAAAAGGATTTACGGCGTTTCACATTAGAGTTAGAGCAGTGGGTGGAGTAGGATCTAGAGTTCCAGGACCTGGTGCACAAGCTGCAATACGAGCTTTGGCTAGAGGTGGATTTAAAATTGGACGCATAGACGATGTTACACCAATCCCACATGATACTACACGCAAAAAAGGTGGCAAGCGTGGACGCAGAGTTTAA
- a CDS encoding tRNA-splicing ligase RtcB: MSHGIIPKKVGDTEYVIEPDSQNKMNVPVRIFADKDLLSKMLTDRTIMQATNVATMPGTVGHVAVLPDGHEGYGFPVGGVAAMDAKEGMISPGGVGYDINCGVRLLRTDLDEEQIRPRLRELVTDLFTTIPSGVGSKGAVRLNSSELDEVLSKGVEWAVDSGYGQKGDIDVCEENGHMKNADPHMVSDRARKRGAPQLGSLGSGNHFLEIQKVDEIHDPKAAALMGITRVGQITVLTHCGSRGLGHQVCSDYLRVSEQSLGRYGINLADRELACVPNGSKEGESYKSAMFSALNFAWGNRQMISHWTRKSFERVMRMSENDLGMDLVYDVSHNIAKIEEHRIDGKRRRVVVHRKGATRAFPSGMDEIPLKYRNVGQPVFIPGSMGTASWILVGKPNSMDLTFGSTAHGAGRTMSRSKARRQYTEEGVKKSLNSSGIFVKSLTREGVVEEAPGAYKDVDHIAKVSHKMGIATKVARLVPIGVIKG; this comes from the coding sequence ATGTCTCACGGTATTATACCAAAAAAGGTTGGAGATACAGAGTATGTCATAGAACCAGATTCACAAAATAAAATGAATGTTCCAGTTAGAATATTTGCCGATAAAGATCTCTTATCCAAGATGCTCACAGATCGTACCATAATGCAAGCAACAAATGTTGCAACTATGCCTGGAACTGTTGGTCACGTTGCAGTATTACCTGATGGACATGAGGGGTATGGTTTTCCAGTAGGAGGAGTTGCTGCAATGGATGCTAAAGAGGGCATGATAAGTCCAGGCGGCGTTGGATATGACATAAACTGTGGTGTCAGATTATTACGCACAGATTTAGATGAAGAGCAGATTCGTCCGCGTCTAAGGGAGCTAGTCACAGATTTGTTTACCACTATACCATCTGGAGTCGGCTCCAAAGGTGCTGTAAGATTAAACTCTTCAGAGCTTGATGAGGTTCTCTCAAAGGGTGTTGAGTGGGCCGTAGATAGTGGTTATGGACAAAAAGGAGACATAGACGTGTGTGAAGAGAATGGTCATATGAAGAATGCAGACCCCCACATGGTATCTGATAGAGCAAGAAAACGTGGAGCGCCACAGCTTGGAAGTTTAGGTTCTGGAAATCATTTTCTAGAGATACAAAAGGTTGATGAAATTCACGATCCCAAAGCAGCAGCTTTAATGGGAATAACCCGAGTCGGACAGATTACCGTCCTTACTCACTGTGGTTCGCGTGGACTTGGACACCAAGTATGTAGTGACTATCTACGCGTCTCTGAGCAATCTCTTGGACGTTATGGAATAAATCTTGCAGATAGAGAGCTTGCATGCGTTCCAAATGGTTCTAAAGAAGGTGAATCTTATAAAAGTGCAATGTTCTCAGCGCTAAACTTTGCGTGGGGTAATAGACAGATGATCTCACATTGGACCCGTAAATCATTTGAGCGTGTAATGAGAATGTCTGAAAATGATCTTGGTATGGATCTTGTATATGATGTATCACATAATATTGCAAAGATTGAAGAGCACCGCATAGACGGCAAGAGACGCCGTGTTGTGGTTCATAGAAAGGGTGCCACACGGGCATTTCCATCAGGTATGGATGAGATTCCTTTAAAATATCGTAATGTTGGGCAACCAGTATTCATACCAGGCTCGATGGGGACTGCAAGTTGGATACTAGTTGGCAAGCCCAATTCCATGGATCTTACATTTGGTTCTACAGCACATGGTGCAGGTCGCACAATGTCACGCTCAAAGGCAAGGCGGCAGTATACTGAAGAAGGTGTCAAAAAGAGCTTGAACTCTAGTGGTATTTTTGTAAAATCGCTCACTCGTGAAGGAGTAGTAGAAGAGGCACCCGGGGCATACAAAGACGTCGATCATATAGCAAAAGTTTCGCATAAAATGGGCATAGCCACAAAGGTTGCAAGACTAGTTCCAATAGGAGTAATAAAGGGATGA